In the genome of Cyclopterus lumpus isolate fCycLum1 chromosome 19, fCycLum1.pri, whole genome shotgun sequence, one region contains:
- the LOC117748445 gene encoding signal transducer and activator of transcription 5B-like isoform X2, with the protein MAMWIQAQQLQGEALHQMQALYGQHFPIEVRHYLAQWIECQLWDSVELDNPSEEAKAKRLLENLVAELQKKAQLQGGEDGFLLKIKLGHYANQLKSTYDRCPLELVRCIKHILHSEQRLVQEATNASSGSGVQAMDSLSQRHQQINQSFEELRLATQETENELRKLQHSQEYFIIQYQENLRIQAQLSSLSSLPQAERTQRETTLQSKRTTVEAWLTREASTLQKYRLDLSEQHQKTLVVLRKQQTLILDEELIQWKRRQQLAGNGGPHEGGLDVLQSWCEKLADLIWQNRQQIRRCEHLTQQLPLPGPMEELLSKLNADITDIISALVTSTFIIEKQPPQVLKTQTKFAATVRLLVGGKLNVHMNPPQVKAVIVSEQQAKALLKNESTHSESSGDILNNNCVMEYQQATGTLSAHFRNMSLKRIKRSDRRGAESVTEEKFTVLFESQFSVGGNELVFHVKTLSLPVVVIVHGSQDNNATATVLWDNAFSEPGRVPFTVPDKVLWPQLCDTLDMKYKAEMHSGRGLSEDNMVFLAQKAFTSSSNNPEDSRNMTISWAQFNRESLPGRNFTFWQWFDGVVELMKKHLKPHWNDGAILGFVNKQQAQDMLMSKPNGTFLLRFSDSEIGGITIAWVAENPNKPGERLVWNLLPYTTKDFSIRSLADRISDLNHLLFLYPDRPKDEVFSKYYTPLLSKAVDGYVKPQIKQVVPEFTTPNPEPSGGTSTFMDHTASPSVSLPNNFGVYPSIWRL; encoded by the exons ATGGCAATGTGGATCCAGGCCCAGCAGCTGCAGGGCGAGGCACTGCACCAGATGCAGGCGCTGTACGGCCAGCACTTCCCCATCGAGGTGCGACACTACCTGGCCCAGTGGATTGAATGCCAGCTCTG GGATTCGGTGGAGTTGGACAACCCATCGGAGGAAGCCAAAGCCAAGCGTCTGCTGGAAAACCTGGTGGCCGAACTCCAGAAGAAAGCCCAGctacagggaggagaggatggcTTTCTGCTCAAGATCAAGCTAGGCCACTATGCCAACCAGCTCAAG AGCACTTATGACCGCTGTCCTTTGGAGCTGGTGCGCTGCATTAAACACATCCTGCACTCAGAGCAACGGCTTGTTCAAGAAGCTACAAAT GCCAGCTCTGGGAGCGGGGTGCAGGCCATGGACAGCCTGTCGCAGCGCCACCAGCAGATCAACCAGTCCTTTGAAGAGCTCCGTCTGGCCACGCAGGAGACAGAGAATGAACTGAGGAAGCTGCAGCACAGCCAGGAGTACTTCATTATCCAGTACCAGGAGAACCTGCGCATCCAGG CCCAGCTGAGCAGCCTGTCGTCACTGCCTCAAGCTGAGCGCACCCAGCGGGAGACAACCCTCCAGAGTAAGAGGACCACTGTGGAGGCCTGGCTCACCAGAGAGGCCAGCACATTACAGAAATACAGGCTT gacCTGTCGGAACAACACCAGAAAACCCTGGTCGTGCTGAGGAAGCAGCAGACTCTGATCCTGGATGAGGAACTCATCcagtggaagaggaggcagcagctgGCTGGCAACGGGGGTCCTCATGAGGGGGGACTGGATGTCCTGCAGTCCTG GTGTGAGAAGCTGGCTGACCTCATCTGGCAGAACCGGCAGCAGATCCGACGCTGTGAACATCTCACCCAGCAGCTGCCACTGCCAGGCCCCATGGAAGAGCTGCTGAGCAAACTGAATGCCGACATCACCGACATCATCTCTGCCCTGGTTACTAG TACCTTCATCATTGAAAAGCAGCCACCCCAGGTGTTGAAGACCCAGACCAAGTTTGCAGCCACGGTGCGCCTCCTGGTGGGCGGGAAGCTCAACGTCCACATGAATCCACCTCAGGTCAAGGCTGTCATTGTTAGCGAGCAGCAGGCCAAAGCTCTGCTGAAGAATGAGAGCACACACAG TGAAAGCAGTGGAGATATCCTGAACAACAACTGTGTAATGGAGTATCAGCAGGCCACTGGCACCCTTAGTGCACACTTTAGAAACATG TCACTGAAGAGGATCAAGCGGTCGGACCGTCGAGGTGCAGAGTCGGTGACGGAGGAGAAGTTTACAGTTCTGTTTGAATCGCAGTTCAGTGTCGGGGGCAACGAGCTGGTCTTCCATGTCAAA ACCTTATCTCTGCCTGTGGTAGTGATCGTCCACGGCAGTCAGGACAACAATGCCACAGCCACGGTCCTGTGGGACAATGCCTTTTCTGAGCCG GGCAGGGTGCCGTTCACCGTGCCAGACAAGGTGCTGTGGCCCCAGCTGTGTGACACCCTTGATATGAAATACAAGGCAGAGATGCACAGTGGACGTGGCCTGTCGGAGGACAACATGGTCTTCCTGGCACAGAAAGCTTTcacaagcagcagcaacaacccAGAGGACTCCCGCAACATGACCATATCCTGGGCCCAGTTCAACCGG GAGAGCTTACCGGGACGAAACTTCACCTTCTGGCAATGGTTTGATGGAGTTGTGGAGCTCATGAAGAAACATCTCAAGCCTCACTGGAATGATGg GGCCATCCTAGGCTTCGTTAACAAGCAGCAAGCACAAGATATGCTGATGTCCAAACCCAACGGCACCTTCCTGCTGAGATTCAGCGACTCCGAGATCGGAGGCATCACCATCGCCTGGGTGGCTGAGAACCCCAACAAGCCAG GTGAAAGGCTGGTCTGGAATCTGTTGCCCTATACAACCAAGGACTTCTCCATTCGTTCCCTGGCTGACCGCATCAGTGACCTGAACCACCTTCTGTTTCTCTACCCCGACCGGCCCAAAGACGAGGTCTTCTCCAAGTACTACACCCCTCTGCTCT CAAAAGCCGTGGACGGATATGTGAAACCACAGATCAAACAAGTTGTGCCAGA ATTCACCACCCCGAACCCTGAACCCAGTGGAGGAACTTCTACATTCATGGACCACACGGCTTCTCCCTCCGTGAGCCTCCCAAACAACTTTGGCGTCTACCCTTCTAT ATGGAGACTTTGA
- the naglu gene encoding alpha-N-acetylglucosaminidase, producing the protein MSPRSSCVPVLVVVFCLFVTAFCTFPTLDHIKPKASDKAQGRAVVELLKRLLGARSREFIVSVNRSLSNDSLDVCELRSTKNNKIVATGSTGVAVASGIYNYMKYFCNCHVSWSGDQLDMPRPLPRLTGVLRINTQHRFRYYQNVCTFSYSSVWWDWPRWEREIDWMALNGINLALAFTGQEAVWQEVYRALGLNQSEIEEFFSGAAFLAWNRMGNLFQFGGPLPQSWHVNQLYLQFKILAQMRSFGMIPVLPAFSGNVPKGILRLHPEANVTRLGPWAHFNCSYSCACILDPRDPLFLRIGSLYLSQVVKQFGTDHIYNTDTFNEMSPPSSDPAYLSAVSHSVFASMTAVDPQAIWLMQGWLFFNDAAFWKPAQIQALLHGVPLGRMIVLDLFAETEPIFSYTESFYGQPFIWCMLNNFGGNSGFFGTVESINSGPFKALHFPNSSLVGIGMTPEGIEQNPVMYELMSELAWRKEPVNLSKWASLYAIRRYGSTQENLIAAWRLLFASVYNCTVPHYRNHNHSPLVRRPSFRMNTDVWYDPAALYKAWKLIIEAAPSLMSKETFRYDLVDVTRQVLQVLTTSFYRDIADAFQNHKLPELLTAGGVLIHDLLPELNRLLSSDRNFLLGTWLERARSLALDEKEAQLYDLNARNQLTLWGPSGEILDYASKEWGGLMEDYYAQRWGLFVHTLVECLDSGRPFKQDAFNQAVFQVEKGFIHNGRKYPTKPQGDTYEIARRIFLKYYPQALKTL; encoded by the exons ATGTCACCCAGAAGCAGCTGTGTCCCGGTCCTGGTCGTCGTGTTCTGTCTTTTTGTGACTGCCTTTTGTACATTTCCCACTTTGGACCACATCAAGCCGAAAGCCAGCGACAAGGCGCAGGGCAGAGCGGTGGTCGAGCTGCTGAAGCGCCTGCTCGGGGCCAGGTCCAGGGAGTTCATCGTGTCGGTCAACAGGAGCCTTTCCAACGACAGCCTGGACGTGTGCGAGCTCAGGTCCACGAAAAACAACAAGATAGTCGCGACGGGCAGCACCGGAGTGGCCGTGGCTTCCGGCATCTACAACTATATGAAATACTTCTGCAACTGCCATGTTTCCTGGTCCGGTGACCAGCTGGACATGCCTCGTCCTCTGCCAAGGCTCACGGGCGTCCTGCGCATCAACACGCAGCACAG ATTCAGGTATTATCAGAACGTCTGCACTTTTAGCTATTCCTCCGTGTGGTGGGACTGGCcaagatgggagagagagatcgACTGGATGGCACTCAATGGGATCAATCTGGCTCTGGCTTTCACCGGCCAGGAAGCCGTGTGGCAAGAG GTTTACCGGGCTCTCGGGTTGAACCAGTCGGAGATTGAGGAGTTCTTCTCGGGCGCGGCGTTCCTCGCCTGGAATCGCATGGGCAACCTTTTCCAGTTCGGTGGGCCTCTGCCACAGTCCTGGCACGTGAACCAGCTCTACCTCCAA TTTAAAATCTTGGCGCAAATGAGATCCTTCGGCATGATTCCTGTGCTGCCGGCCTTCTCTGGGAACGTTCCCAAGGGGATCCTCAG GCTGCATCCAGAAGCCAATGTAACCAGATTGGGGCCCTGGGCTCACTTCAACTGCAGCTACTCGTGCGCCTGCATCTTAGACCCTCGCGACCCACTTTTCCTCCGGATCGGTTCCCTCTATCTGTCCCAGGTGGTGAAGCAGTTTGGTACAGATCACATCTACAACACTGACACCTTCAATGAGATGAGTCCACCGTCCTCTGACCCCGCCTACCTGTCTGCAGTCAGTCACTCTGTCTTTGCCTCAATGACTGCAG TCGATCCTCAGGCAATTTGGCTGATGCAAGGCTGGCTGTTCTTCAATGACGCAGCGTTCTGGAAGCCGGCTCAGATTCAGGCCCTGCTACACGGAGTGCCCCTCGGAAGAATGATCGTGCTGGACCTGTTTGCAGAGACAGAGCCAATTTTCTCCTACACCGAGTCTTTCTACGGACAGCCCTTCATCTGGTGCATGCTGAACAACTTTGGGGGCAACAGTGGATTCTTTGGTACAGTGGAGAGCATCAATTCAGGGCCCTTCAAAGCCTTACATTTCCCAAACTCAAGCCTGGTGGGCATTGGCATGACGCCGGAGGGCATCGAGCAGAATCCTGTGATGTACGAGTTGATGAGCGAGCTGGCGTGGCGCAAGGAGCCCGTCAACTTGTCCAAGTGGGCGTCGCTGTATGCGATCCGCCGCTACGGCAGCACGCAGGAGAACCTGATCGCCGCATGGAGGCTCCTGTTCGCCAGCGTGTACAACTGCACGGTGCCACATTACCGAAACCACAACCATAGCCCACTGGTGCGCCGGCCCTCTTTTCGCATGAATACGGATGTCTGGTATGACCCAGCTGCTCTGTACAAAGCCTGGAAGCTGATTATCGAGGCCGCGCCATCCCTCATGTCCAAGGAGACTTTCCGGTACGACCTCGTGGATGTGACGCGGCAGGTCCTACAAGTCCTGACGACTTCCTTTTACCGGGATATCGCAGACGCCTTCCAGAACCATAAGCTGCCAGAGCTGCTGACTGCAGGCGGTGTGCTGATCCATGATCTCTTGCCTGAACTCAATCGTTTGCTGAGCAGCGACCGCAACTTCCTGCTGGGGACGTGGCTCGAGCGGGCCCGATCCCTCGCCCTCGATGAGAAGGAGGCACAGCTCTACGACTTGAACGCCAGAAACCAGCTGACCCTGTGGGGTCCCAGTGGTGAGATTCTGGACTACGCCAGCAAAGAGTGgggaggtctgatggaggactaCTACGCCCAACGATGGGGCCTGTTCGTTCACACCCTGGTTGAGTGTCTGGACAGCGGACGACCATTCAAGCAGGACGCCTTCAACCAGGCGGTCTTCCAGGTGGAAAAGGGATTCATTCATAACGGCCGCAAGTACCCGACCAAGCCTCAGGGAGACACGTATGAGATCGCACGCAGGATCTTCCTCAAGTACTACCCACAGGCCTTGAAGACACTATAG
- the LOC117748445 gene encoding signal transducer and activator of transcription 5B-like isoform X1, producing the protein MAMWIQAQQLQGEALHQMQALYGQHFPIEVRHYLAQWIECQLWDSVELDNPSEEAKAKRLLENLVAELQKKAQLQGGEDGFLLKIKLGHYANQLKSTYDRCPLELVRCIKHILHSEQRLVQEATNASSGSGVQAMDSLSQRHQQINQSFEELRLATQETENELRKLQHSQEYFIIQYQENLRIQAQLSSLSSLPQAERTQRETTLQSKRTTVEAWLTREASTLQKYRLDLSEQHQKTLVVLRKQQTLILDEELIQWKRRQQLAGNGGPHEGGLDVLQSWCEKLADLIWQNRQQIRRCEHLTQQLPLPGPMEELLSKLNADITDIISALVTSTFIIEKQPPQVLKTQTKFAATVRLLVGGKLNVHMNPPQVKAVIVSEQQAKALLKNESTHSESSGDILNNNCVMEYQQATGTLSAHFRNMSLKRIKRSDRRGAESVTEEKFTVLFESQFSVGGNELVFHVKTLSLPVVVIVHGSQDNNATATVLWDNAFSEPGRVPFTVPDKVLWPQLCDTLDMKYKAEMHSGRGLSEDNMVFLAQKAFTSSSNNPEDSRNMTISWAQFNRESLPGRNFTFWQWFDGVVELMKKHLKPHWNDGAILGFVNKQQAQDMLMSKPNGTFLLRFSDSEIGGITIAWVAENPNKPGERLVWNLLPYTTKDFSIRSLADRISDLNHLLFLYPDRPKDEVFSKYYTPLLSKAVDGYVKPQIKQVVPEFTTPNPEPSGGTSTFMDHTASPSVSLPNNFGVYPSMSDTILDADGDFDLEDTMDVARHVEELLRRPMANQWSSQQS; encoded by the exons ATGGCAATGTGGATCCAGGCCCAGCAGCTGCAGGGCGAGGCACTGCACCAGATGCAGGCGCTGTACGGCCAGCACTTCCCCATCGAGGTGCGACACTACCTGGCCCAGTGGATTGAATGCCAGCTCTG GGATTCGGTGGAGTTGGACAACCCATCGGAGGAAGCCAAAGCCAAGCGTCTGCTGGAAAACCTGGTGGCCGAACTCCAGAAGAAAGCCCAGctacagggaggagaggatggcTTTCTGCTCAAGATCAAGCTAGGCCACTATGCCAACCAGCTCAAG AGCACTTATGACCGCTGTCCTTTGGAGCTGGTGCGCTGCATTAAACACATCCTGCACTCAGAGCAACGGCTTGTTCAAGAAGCTACAAAT GCCAGCTCTGGGAGCGGGGTGCAGGCCATGGACAGCCTGTCGCAGCGCCACCAGCAGATCAACCAGTCCTTTGAAGAGCTCCGTCTGGCCACGCAGGAGACAGAGAATGAACTGAGGAAGCTGCAGCACAGCCAGGAGTACTTCATTATCCAGTACCAGGAGAACCTGCGCATCCAGG CCCAGCTGAGCAGCCTGTCGTCACTGCCTCAAGCTGAGCGCACCCAGCGGGAGACAACCCTCCAGAGTAAGAGGACCACTGTGGAGGCCTGGCTCACCAGAGAGGCCAGCACATTACAGAAATACAGGCTT gacCTGTCGGAACAACACCAGAAAACCCTGGTCGTGCTGAGGAAGCAGCAGACTCTGATCCTGGATGAGGAACTCATCcagtggaagaggaggcagcagctgGCTGGCAACGGGGGTCCTCATGAGGGGGGACTGGATGTCCTGCAGTCCTG GTGTGAGAAGCTGGCTGACCTCATCTGGCAGAACCGGCAGCAGATCCGACGCTGTGAACATCTCACCCAGCAGCTGCCACTGCCAGGCCCCATGGAAGAGCTGCTGAGCAAACTGAATGCCGACATCACCGACATCATCTCTGCCCTGGTTACTAG TACCTTCATCATTGAAAAGCAGCCACCCCAGGTGTTGAAGACCCAGACCAAGTTTGCAGCCACGGTGCGCCTCCTGGTGGGCGGGAAGCTCAACGTCCACATGAATCCACCTCAGGTCAAGGCTGTCATTGTTAGCGAGCAGCAGGCCAAAGCTCTGCTGAAGAATGAGAGCACACACAG TGAAAGCAGTGGAGATATCCTGAACAACAACTGTGTAATGGAGTATCAGCAGGCCACTGGCACCCTTAGTGCACACTTTAGAAACATG TCACTGAAGAGGATCAAGCGGTCGGACCGTCGAGGTGCAGAGTCGGTGACGGAGGAGAAGTTTACAGTTCTGTTTGAATCGCAGTTCAGTGTCGGGGGCAACGAGCTGGTCTTCCATGTCAAA ACCTTATCTCTGCCTGTGGTAGTGATCGTCCACGGCAGTCAGGACAACAATGCCACAGCCACGGTCCTGTGGGACAATGCCTTTTCTGAGCCG GGCAGGGTGCCGTTCACCGTGCCAGACAAGGTGCTGTGGCCCCAGCTGTGTGACACCCTTGATATGAAATACAAGGCAGAGATGCACAGTGGACGTGGCCTGTCGGAGGACAACATGGTCTTCCTGGCACAGAAAGCTTTcacaagcagcagcaacaacccAGAGGACTCCCGCAACATGACCATATCCTGGGCCCAGTTCAACCGG GAGAGCTTACCGGGACGAAACTTCACCTTCTGGCAATGGTTTGATGGAGTTGTGGAGCTCATGAAGAAACATCTCAAGCCTCACTGGAATGATGg GGCCATCCTAGGCTTCGTTAACAAGCAGCAAGCACAAGATATGCTGATGTCCAAACCCAACGGCACCTTCCTGCTGAGATTCAGCGACTCCGAGATCGGAGGCATCACCATCGCCTGGGTGGCTGAGAACCCCAACAAGCCAG GTGAAAGGCTGGTCTGGAATCTGTTGCCCTATACAACCAAGGACTTCTCCATTCGTTCCCTGGCTGACCGCATCAGTGACCTGAACCACCTTCTGTTTCTCTACCCCGACCGGCCCAAAGACGAGGTCTTCTCCAAGTACTACACCCCTCTGCTCT CAAAAGCCGTGGACGGATATGTGAAACCACAGATCAAACAAGTTGTGCCAGA ATTCACCACCCCGAACCCTGAACCCAGTGGAGGAACTTCTACATTCATGGACCACACGGCTTCTCCCTCCGTGAGCCTCCCAAACAACTTTGGCGTCTACCCTTCTAT GAGTGACACCATTTTGGACGCAGATGGAGACTTTGACCTGGAGGACACGATGGACGTGGCCCGCCATGTGGAGGAGCTGCTCCGCAGGCCTATGGCCAACCAGTGGAGCAGCCAGCAGTCCTGA